A stretch of the Channa argus isolate prfri chromosome 9, Channa argus male v1.0, whole genome shotgun sequence genome encodes the following:
- the tnfaip6 gene encoding tumor necrosis factor-inducible gene 6 protein, translating into MRVLAFLWALGFLLNEAQAWSIKNGIFHNSIWLERAAGVYHRESRKGKYQLTYREAKAVCKYEGGSLATYDQLEAARQIGFHVCAAGWFDKGRVGYPIVKPGTNCGFGRVGIIDYGYRLNKSEKWDVYCYNPNAKECGGVLTNQQKIIQSPGFPAEYQDEQICYWHIRVRLGERIHLHFLDFDVEDDTDCLADYLEVYDSYDDVSGFTGRFCGDYLPEDIISTGNVMTLKFLSDASVSAGGFQLQYTAFNASLFSHNYTTN; encoded by the exons ATGCGCGTCTTGGCTTTTCTCTGGGCTCTCGGGTTCCTGCTGAATGAAGCTCAGGCTTGGAGCATTAAAAACGGAATATTCCATAACTCAATATGGCTGG AGCGAGCGGCTGGAGTGTACCACCGGGAGTCACGCAAAGGGAAATACCAGCTGACGTATAGGGAGGCCAAGGCCGTCTGCAAATACGAGGGAGGGAGTCTGGCCACTTACGATCAACTGGAGGCAGCTCGGCAAATAG GTTTTCATGTGTGTGCGGCTGGATGGTTCGACAAAGGCCGCGTCGGTTACCCCATCGTTAAACCCGGCACCAACTGCGGCTTTGGGAGGGTGGGCATCATCGACTACGGATACAGGCTGAACAAGAGTGAGAAATGGGATGTGTACTGCTACAACCCAAACG CCAAGGAGTGTGGGGGTGTGCTGACAAATCAGCAGAAGATCATCCAATCTCCTGGATTTCCTGCAGAATACCAGGACGAACAGATCTGCTACTGGCACATCCGTGTCCGTCTGGGCGAGAGGATCCACCTCCACTTCCTGGATTTCGATGTGGAGGATGACACAGACTGTCTAGCAGACTACCTGGAGGTGTACGACAGCTACGATGACGTCTCAGGCTTTACTGGGAG ATTCTGTGGCGATTATTTACCTGAAGACATCATAAGCACAG GAAATGTGATGACGCTGAAGTTCCTCTCTGATGCTTCAGTCAGTGCCGGAGGCTTCCAGTTACAATATACGGCCTTTaatgcatctttgttttcacacaaCTACACCACCAATTAA